A single window of Periophthalmus magnuspinnatus isolate fPerMag1 chromosome 22, fPerMag1.2.pri, whole genome shotgun sequence DNA harbors:
- the odf3l2a gene encoding outer dense fiber protein 3-like protein 2a — protein sequence MEEVVKKRPIISARERGPGPGRYALPPTVGYMNHDFTKPSSPAYTFHSRQSSAMVSVDSSPGPRYSVDARVTRFGRMQTPSYSILGRGRRLGEQSQTPGPGTYSPERAPPMNAHRRPPSYTMSTRTRYRTVDDVPAPNSYVLPNLLGSQVPHKPSTASFSFSGRRVVGAPSEDLSKSPGPAKYNSTHPDVMHRRQPSFSMQPRTQRPNYAFTVPGPGAYSPEKFYLHLPKKPAFTMGIRHSEFVTPLVVDVVK from the exons atggaggaagtGGTGAAGAAGCGGCCAATCATATCTGCACGGGAGCGAG GTCCGGGGCCGGGTCGGTACGCTCTGCCTCCCACTGTGGGCTACATGAACCATGACTTCACCAAACCCTCCAGTCCTGCGTATACTTTCCACAGCCGGCAGAGCAGCGCCA tggTGTCGGTTGACTCCAGCCCGGGGCCCAGGTACAGTGTGGACGCTCGGGTGACCCGGTTTGGGCGCATGCAGACCCCGTCCTACTCCATACTGGGCCGGGGGAGGCGCCTGG GTGAGCAGTCCCAGACTCCAGGCCCCGGTACCTACAGTCCAGAGAGGGCCCCACCAATGAACGCTCACCGCAGACCCCCCTCCTACACCATGAGCACCCGCACCCGCTACCGCACTGTGGATGACGTCCCTGCACCCAACAG tTACGTCTTACCCAACTTACTTGGCAGCCAAGTGCCCCACAAACCGTCCACTGCCAGCTTCTCCTTCTCAGGCCGGAGGGTGGTGGGGGCCCCCTCTGAGGACCTTTCCAAGAGCCCGGGGCCGGCCAAATACAACAGCACCCACCCCGACGTCATGCACCGCCGCCAACCCTCCTTCTCCATGCAGCCGCGCACCCAAAGGCCCAACTACGCCTTCACTGTGCCCGGCCCAGGAGCCTACAGCCCAGAGAAGTTCTACCTGCACCTCCCCAAGAAGCCCGCGTTCACTATGGGTATACGGCACTCCGAGTTTGTTACGCCCCTAGTGGTGGATGTGGTCAAATGA
- the crlf1a gene encoding cytokine receptor-like factor 1a isoform X1 produces the protein MEVVWLDLVLLLPMLQIPGVLTLSTHMASIYPQDPVLRMGSNLTASCWVHPELGVHASSLFWTLNGQPLASSLYRVLSPNNLSVTLVGLNASSQKSGDNLVCHNHKGHILAGSCLYVGMPPQKPMALTCWSRNTKDLTCSWAPGGRGETNISTHYTLKYKRRWYDEEKKCEDYSVGQPYSCRITRDLYLFTPYEIWVEASNQLGWEVSDVLTLDILDVVTTDPPSGVTVSRVGQLEDQLSVRWEAPPALKDFLFQAKYQIRYRLEDSQDWKVIEDVGNQTSCRLAGLRPGTVYFVQVRCNPVGIYGSRKAGIWSEWSHPTAASTPQTVILSGSCDSKSSADSNSTLRRELKQFFGWVRKHAYGCSSMSMKMYDQWRGLMQKSHKTRNQVLQGDKS, from the exons ATGGAAGTCGTGTGGTTGGATCTAGTGTTGCTTTTGCCCATGCTGCAGATCCCCGGCGTGCTAACACTGTCCACAC ATATGGCTTCCATCTATCCCCAGGATCCTGTCCTGCGCATGGGCTCCAACCTGACGGCCAGCTGCTGGGTGCACCCTGAGCTGGGGGTGCATGCCAGCTCTCTGTTCTGGACCCTGAACGGCCAGCCTCTGGCCAGCTCTCTGTACAGAGTGCTCAGCCCCAACAACCTCAGTGTGACGCTGGTAGGACTCAACGCTTCCAGCCAAAAGTCTGGTGACAACCTGGTGTGTCACAACCACAAGGGCCACATCCTGGCCGGCTCCTGCCTCTACGTCGGCA TGCCTCCACAGAAGCCAATGGCTCTGACCTGCTGGTCCAGGAACACCAAAGACCTAACCTGCAGCTGGGCCccagggggaagaggagagaccaACATCAGCACACACTACACCCTGAAGTACAAGCGCAG GTGGTACGATGAGGAGAAGAAGTGTGAGGACTACAGCGTAGGCCAGCCCTACTCCTGTCGCATCACCAGAGACCTGTACCTGTTCACACCCTATGAGATCTGGGTGGAGGCCTCCAACCAGCTGGGCTGGGAAGTGTCTGATGTGCTCACTCTGGACATCCTAGACGTGG TGACCACCGACCCCCCCTCCGGAGTGACGGTCAGCCGCGTGGGGCAGTTGGAGGACCAGCTCAGTGTGCGCTGGGAGGCTCCGCCCGCTCTCAAAGACTTCCTGTTCCAGGCCAAATACCAGATCCGCTACAGACTGGAGGACAGCCAAGACTGGAAG GTCATAGAAGATGTGGGGAACCAGACTTCGTGCCGACTGGCTGGACTCCGACCGGGAACAGTCTACTTTGTCCAA GTGCGCTGTAACCCTGTGGGCATCTACGGCTCTCGCAAAGCTGGCATCTGGAGTGAGTGGAGTCATCCGACTGCAGCCTCCACCCCGCAGACTG tGATCCTAAGCGGCTCGTGCGACTCCAAATCCAGCGCCGACTCTAACTCCACTCTGCGCCGCGAGCTGAAGCAGTTCTTCGGGTGGGTGCGCAAACACGCCTACGGGTGCAGCAGCATGTCCATGAAGATGTACGACCAGTGGAGGGGGCTCATGCAGAAGTCGCACAAAACTCGCAACCAG gttCTACAAGGGGATAAGTCATAG
- the crlf1a gene encoding cytokine receptor-like factor 1a isoform X2, with product MEVVWLDLVLLLPMLQIPGVLTLSTHMASIYPQDPVLRMGSNLTASCWVHPELGVHASSLFWTLNGQPLASSLYRVLSPNNLSVTLVGLNASSQKSGDNLVCHNHKGHILAGSCLYVGMPPQKPMALTCWSRNTKDLTCSWAPGGRGETNISTHYTLKYKRRWYDEEKKCEDYSVGQPYSCRITRDLYLFTPYEIWVEASNQLGWEVSDVLTLDILDVVTTDPPSGVTVSRVGQLEDQLSVRWEAPPALKDFLFQAKYQIRYRLEDSQDWKVIEDVGNQTSCRLAGLRPGTVYFVQVRCNPVGIYGSRKAGIWSEWSHPTAASTPQTVILSGSCDSKSSADSNSTLRRELKQFFGWVRKHAYGCSSMSMKMYDQWRGLMQKSHKTRNQVGSTRG from the exons ATGGAAGTCGTGTGGTTGGATCTAGTGTTGCTTTTGCCCATGCTGCAGATCCCCGGCGTGCTAACACTGTCCACAC ATATGGCTTCCATCTATCCCCAGGATCCTGTCCTGCGCATGGGCTCCAACCTGACGGCCAGCTGCTGGGTGCACCCTGAGCTGGGGGTGCATGCCAGCTCTCTGTTCTGGACCCTGAACGGCCAGCCTCTGGCCAGCTCTCTGTACAGAGTGCTCAGCCCCAACAACCTCAGTGTGACGCTGGTAGGACTCAACGCTTCCAGCCAAAAGTCTGGTGACAACCTGGTGTGTCACAACCACAAGGGCCACATCCTGGCCGGCTCCTGCCTCTACGTCGGCA TGCCTCCACAGAAGCCAATGGCTCTGACCTGCTGGTCCAGGAACACCAAAGACCTAACCTGCAGCTGGGCCccagggggaagaggagagaccaACATCAGCACACACTACACCCTGAAGTACAAGCGCAG GTGGTACGATGAGGAGAAGAAGTGTGAGGACTACAGCGTAGGCCAGCCCTACTCCTGTCGCATCACCAGAGACCTGTACCTGTTCACACCCTATGAGATCTGGGTGGAGGCCTCCAACCAGCTGGGCTGGGAAGTGTCTGATGTGCTCACTCTGGACATCCTAGACGTGG TGACCACCGACCCCCCCTCCGGAGTGACGGTCAGCCGCGTGGGGCAGTTGGAGGACCAGCTCAGTGTGCGCTGGGAGGCTCCGCCCGCTCTCAAAGACTTCCTGTTCCAGGCCAAATACCAGATCCGCTACAGACTGGAGGACAGCCAAGACTGGAAG GTCATAGAAGATGTGGGGAACCAGACTTCGTGCCGACTGGCTGGACTCCGACCGGGAACAGTCTACTTTGTCCAA GTGCGCTGTAACCCTGTGGGCATCTACGGCTCTCGCAAAGCTGGCATCTGGAGTGAGTGGAGTCATCCGACTGCAGCCTCCACCCCGCAGACTG tGATCCTAAGCGGCTCGTGCGACTCCAAATCCAGCGCCGACTCTAACTCCACTCTGCGCCGCGAGCTGAAGCAGTTCTTCGGGTGGGTGCGCAAACACGCCTACGGGTGCAGCAGCATGTCCATGAAGATGTACGACCAGTGGAGGGGGCTCATGCAGAAGTCGCACAAAACTCGCAACCAGGTAG gttCTACAAGGGGATAA